Genomic window (Nitrospirales bacterium LBB_01):
GCAGCCGAGTTGAAATTTGAGTTATCTGTGGATAAAACCACGCTTGCAATCGGCGAGGGTACTCAGTTAAGTCTGACATTTACAGGAGACAGGGGTGTGCCACAGCCAAATCCGCCACAGATTGATGATTTCTCTGTTAACTACATGGGCTCATCCACCCAGATGTCCATCATAAACGGCTCCATGTCAAGTTCGGTCTCCTATAATTATTCCTTAGTGCCGATGAAAAAAGGGGAATTTAAGATAGGCCCGTTTTCTGTGCAACACGACGGTAAGACATACTCCTCCAATACAATAACGATTAATGTGGTAGATGGTCAGGGAGGCGCTTCTCAACAGCAGCCAAAAACGCAGTCTCAGCAAAAAACGAAAGCTGCCGGAGATATGAAAGACCGATTATTTATAACCCTAAAGCCGTCAAAGACCGCCGTCTATGTTAATGAAATATTCACAGTCAAGGTTAAACTCCATGTCAGAGACATTGCAGTGCGTGAAGTAGGCTTTCCACAGGTTGCTGATGGCGGGTTTTCACTCAGTAATTTTGAAAAACCTGTTCAAACCACTGAAAACATAAATGGACTAACCTATCAAACTGTGGAATTTACAACAACTGCCTTTGCTGCCACAGCCGGCGGCTCAATGAAACTTGGGGCTGCCACACTGGATTGTAACATCATGATAAGGGAAAATCGGAGGATGTCTCCCGGGGGAATGTTTAACGATGATTTCTTTAACAATGTCTTTGCTTCACTGAGACCGGAGCCTGTTAAATTAAAGTCAGAAGCTGTCACTGTCAAAGTGTTGCCGCTGCCTGAGGAGGGAAAACCGAAGGGATTTAGGGGAGCACTTGGGAAATTTGAAATGAGCGCCTCAGTCACCCCTGAAAATGTAAAAACCGGTGACCCGGTTACGTTAAAAATGACATTCTCGGGAAAGGGTAATTTTAACACCATAACGAAACCAGAGCCTGAGGAAAATGCCAATCTTAAATACTATGAACCCCAGATTAAGCAGGATCCAAACTCTAAAAACTTTGATACGGCTGTTATACCGCTTACAAATACAGTGACGCAAATTCCGGAGGTAGTGTTTTCATATTTTGACCCGGATGAGAAATCGTATAAGACAATAAAACGAGGACCGTTTCCGATAAAGGTGACAGGAGCGGCTACGGCAACCGCAGCTAAGATTGTTGAGCAGTCAAAAATTCAGGGAACAACCCCTGTAGAGAAAGAGGTGTTTGCAAAAGATGTGGTGTTTATAAAGGAGCATCCCGGAAATCTTGTTAAAAGGGGGGATATGGAGAAGATGCTCTACAGAAACCCCATATTTTTATCACTTTCGATGCTTCCCCTGTTAATTTATATATTTGCCCTCATACACGCAAAAAGGAGCAAACGGCTGCGTAATGACGTCCAATATGTAAGGAGATTAAGAGCGCCTAAGCAAGCACGTGAGGGAATAAAAGCTGTCAGAGTTTATCTTAAAAACTCAAAAGAAGAAGAATTCTATAACACGGTGCATAAGACCGTGTATGAATACCTCGGCAATAAGCTCCATCTGCCGCCTGGTGAAGCAGCAGATGAGAAAATCTACGCATTATTAGAACAGAAAGGTGTGGAAACACAGTTACTGAAAGAGATATTAAACGCGTGTGAATTAGCACGGTACGCCAAAGGCGGAACAGTTGGCAGCAGTTCTGAAATGGAGAGGATTTTTAAACACCTTGAAGACTTTATTGATAAAACCGAAAGGACGCTTTAGCAA
Coding sequences:
- a CDS encoding protein BatD; this translates as MILTRVKVNIFKLHNFLYNIIVMKKLTVLLLLILLTAALELSAAELKFELSVDKTTLAIGEGTQLSLTFTGDRGVPQPNPPQIDDFSVNYMGSSTQMSIINGSMSSSVSYNYSLVPMKKGEFKIGPFSVQHDGKTYSSNTITINVVDGQGGASQQQPKTQSQQKTKAAGDMKDRLFITLKPSKTAVYVNEIFTVKVKLHVRDIAVREVGFPQVADGGFSLSNFEKPVQTTENINGLTYQTVEFTTTAFAATAGGSMKLGAATLDCNIMIRENRRMSPGGMFNDDFFNNVFASLRPEPVKLKSEAVTVKVLPLPEEGKPKGFRGALGKFEMSASVTPENVKTGDPVTLKMTFSGKGNFNTITKPEPEENANLKYYEPQIKQDPNSKNFDTAVIPLTNTVTQIPEVVFSYFDPDEKSYKTIKRGPFPIKVTGAATATAAKIVEQSKIQGTTPVEKEVFAKDVVFIKEHPGNLVKRGDMEKMLYRNPIFLSLSMLPLLIYIFALIHAKRSKRLRNDVQYVRRLRAPKQAREGIKAVRVYLKNSKEEEFYNTVHKTVYEYLGNKLHLPPGEAADEKIYALLEQKGVETQLLKEILNACELARYAKGGTVGSSSEMERIFKHLEDFIDKTERTL